From Montipora foliosa isolate CH-2021 chromosome 6, ASM3666993v2, whole genome shotgun sequence, a single genomic window includes:
- the LOC138007474 gene encoding uro-adherence factor A-like isoform X2, whose translation MNTTNTVTPSKLQNDVQTISNDEVPKGRYNSAILTPRCKMQMSNTKLTEGYLRSFGFANVGSSSEAETPGDCIQQTEVADDKPLKSHDTSLTQEPTSPLPQEQNEMKEKHPFLSESQLNVMSFNLSEIADRISPNKCDKEADIGEKPLEALFDGNIESSAETLITSNDDQMSRSKTPYSRQRRGSKTFVSRQKSFTRKKFRNNRDSRQELNNNAEISVGMSNFVSLQSGTSDTPKHDNESDSGYSSSISTSISLSEEIESLKRLSLENGSSTDIETDDFMIGKDCHDMENSPDTLNKSTASASSSSLSNQNASNVHESQLDSLNHGLSSSKADLRTRETSVSKTDIQTLNGIDEPSASFQTSDENGSSHQENTDEVSNTFSKQTSNSRKISSDDMALPRTKTGRRPGPLRRRTTVVSFRPPKPMTVLDRESDIVEMDDAGFLQMLTDLKSFKTQLLKLKRELQEADVVSPLTLAHFSTAKRGSLCSDFDTPERKPPQRKRMLKRTMTMDAATMQQRVQRTSSSLSSDDGTEIADTTIPRHQTTELNSGKNEEVKNLHEDLKRVKEQLFEMTEERTSLIRAREELEHELDSKNHTIRMLQKQLESQSDSQDEMAYLKRQVKSLTHQIEQQQQRITELRYRTSSPSPLPMGTISKETVKADIRNRLRDAFVKHLGEYSKTHVQLSKYIQKAEQNITMAQKDKSRHSLQRSDSQSSIEGGQEDSDGRESESDSAQGRTRSCTSSLVYRKSEDSGSESGKSGRRRAGSVSPNETDRTEASYSECAKSSPGNIASPSFVSINDGINRTSPHSKTGSHVEKIDNSKSRKLCATTPRVRKLSRSKLLSKIEASPLSQSWTPGAIEKIVKSWRENKSPMASQEKPKEEEKLKLTPVSHVEFL comes from the exons ATGAACACGACAAACACAGTAACTCCATCTAAACTGCAAAATGATGTGCAAACAATTTCTAATGATGAAGTACCCAAAGGACGATACAATTCAGCCATTTTGACTCCAAGGTGTAAGATGCAGATGTCAAATACTAAACTGACAGAAGGATACCTGCGTTCATTTGGGTTTGCCAATGTGGGATCATCATCAGAAGCAG AGACTCCTGGAGACTGCATCCAACAGACTGAAGTCGCAGATGACAAACCACTGAA GTCACATGATACCAGTTTAACCCAGGAACCAACATCTCCTCTTCCTCAAGAACAGAAtgaaatgaaggaaaagcacCCTTTTCTATCTGAATCCCAACTTAATGTGATGTCATTCAATTTATCGGAAATTGCAGACAGAATATCACCAAATAAATGTGACAAAGAAGCCGACATAGGAGAAAAACCTTTGGAAGCTCTGTTTGATGGAAATATTGAATCTTCTGCTGAAACACTCATCACCTCTAATGATGACCAAATGTCAAGGTCCAAAACTCCTTATTCACGGCAGCGTAGGGGTTCAAAGACTTTTGTGTCAAGGCAAAAGAGTTTTACGCGGAAAAAGTTTCGGAACAATCGAGATTCTCGTCAAGAACTGAACAACAATGCCGAGATTTCTGTTGGCATGAGCAATTTTGTTAGTTTGCAAAGTGGTACATCTGACACACCAAAGCATGATAATGAAAGTGATTCTGGTTATAGTTCTTCCATCTCAACCTCAATAAGCTTGAGTGAGGAGATTGAATCTTTGAAGAGGTTAAGTTTGGAAAATGGGTCTAGTACAGACATTGAAACGGATGATTTCATGATCGGCAAAGACTGCCATGACATGGAAAACTCACCAGATACTCTTAACAAAAGCACTGCCtctgcatcatcatcatcattgtcaaatCAGAATGCAAGTAATGTTCATGAAAGCCAACTGGATTCATTAAATCATGGATTGTCGTCAAGTAAGGCTGATCTTAGAACAAGGGAGACTTCAGTTTCGAAAACTGATATTCAAACTTTGAATGGAATTGATGAACCCTCAGCTAGTTTTCAAACATCAGATGAAAATGGTTCCTCTCATCAAGAAAACACTGATGAAGTATCAAATACATTTTCTAAACAAACATCGAACTCACGTAAGATCTCATCAGATGATATGGCATTGCCAAGAACTAAAACTGGTAGAAGACCTGGGCCTTTGCGACGACGAACCACTGTGGTCTCATTCCGTCCTCCAAAGCCAATGACTGTTTTGGATAGAGAGAGTGACATTGTAGAAATGGATGACGCCGGTTTCTTGCAAATGTTGACCGATCTGAAATCTTTTAAAACTCAGTTGCTGAAGTTGAAACGTGAACTGCAAGAG gCTGATGTGGTTTCCCCATTGACACTGGCACACTTCTCCACTGCAAAAAGAGGGTCTTTGTGCTCTGACTTTGATACACCTGAAAGGAAGCCCCCACAAAGAAAG AGAATGCTTAAAAGAACCATGACAATGGATGCTGCAACGATGCAGCAGAGAGTTCAAAGAACATCCTCATCATTATCTTCTGATGACGGAACAGAAATTGCAGACACAACCATTCCAAGGCATCAGACAACGGAGTTaaattctggtaaaaatgaGGAAGTGAAGAATCTGCATGAAGACCTAAAAAGAGTGAAAGAACAGCTTTTTGAGATGACTGAG GAGCGAACCTCTCTAATAAGAGCAAGGGAGGAGTTAGAACATGAACTTGACAGCAAGAATCATACAATTAGGATGCTCCAGAAGCAACTG GAATCACAAAGTGATAGCCAAGATGAAATGGCATATTTAAAGAGACAAGTTAAGTCACTAACACATCAGATAGAGCAGCAGCAACAGAGGATAACAGAACTCAGATATCGTACTTCTAGTCCTTCTCCACTGCCTATGGGAACG ATTTCCAAGGAAACAGTGAAAGCAGATATAAG AAATCGTCTTCGGGATGCCTTCGTTAAACATCTGGGAGAATACTCAAAG ACTCATGTTCAACTTAGCAAATACATCCAGAAAGCGGAGCAGAACATCACCATGGCACAGAAAG ACAAATCGAGACATTCGCTCCAAAGATCTGACTCCCAATCCAGCATCGAAGGAGGCCAAGAGGACTCAGATGGCAGAGAATCTGAATCAGATTCAGCTCAAGGGCGCACGCGGAGCTGCACATCCTCGCTCGTTTACAGGAAGAGCGAAGACTCGGGGTCAGAGTCTGGAAAATCAGGGAGGAGACGCGCAGGCTCTGTAAGCCCAAATGAAACTGATAGAACAGAGGCATCATATTCCGAGTGTGCCAAATCGAGTCCAGGAAATATCGCTTCTCCTTCTTTTGTTAGTATCAATGATGGCATAAATAGGACAAGTCCTCATTCAAAGACAGGATCTCACGTCGAAAAAATAGACAATAGTAAATCCAGAAAGCTATGTGCAACGACTCCGCGTGTAAGAAAACTGTCTCGTTCGAAGCTGTTGAGCAAGATAGAGGCTTCACCTCTTTCACAATCATGGACGCCTGGAGCGATTGAAAAGATAGTGAAGTCGTGGAGAGAGAACAAGTCTCCCATGGCGTCACAGGAGAAACCGAAAGAGGAAGAAAAGCTAAAACTGACCCCTGTATCTCATGTCGAGTTCTTGTAA
- the LOC138007476 gene encoding AN1-type zinc finger protein 4-like, which yields MDLFIETLTGAAFELRVSPFETIMSVKAKIQRLEGIPMSQQHLIWRSMELEDDYCLHDYNITDGATLQLVLAMRGGPINTRRIPVEDPTLREMAEYMEVNREEIWDKLPKDNRQVTLLVFRDGDQLNFFRVVDRGDGTLTPLSDSLSGASMYNLYEEEEEENPPPISQEALKENSVTMNKMRLLKNKMESQRNLKPKYQPAPPASEKPTSTSILSARRRLQLSSASGASKPNDTAFRVVEKAKVGGDKVFSTKQSSTATSRVAPKGPLPPVNTRRKTNQIDVSDFLGQSSQEAKVIPSSRTLARSALKEGRKTISELVKDSKDIKPLGSISKPGTHHKEVRTSSPSHGATSLDYSAGSASLRQSRIPEDSSDLRYPLDLTSGSGGLRRIRVMENRIPTPEGRRSGLLNDSLSYSYRISHGNASNNSPSHHHHLPPVKTKPHPPPQLLPAKKKTRCFTCGKKTGLATTYQCRCGNSFCATHRYAEAHSCTYDYKSEGRRIIEQNNPVVAAPKLPKI from the exons ATGGACCTTTTTATTGAGACATTAACTGGAGCTGCCTTTGAACTTCGAGTTAGCCCTTTTGAAACTATTATGAGCGTGAAAGCCAAGATTCAACGTCTGGAAG GAATCCCAATGTCTCAGCAGCACCTGATATGGCGGTCAATGGAACTGGAAGACGATTATTGCCTCCATGATTACAA TATCACTGATGGTGCAACTTTACAGCTGGTTCTGGCCATGAGAGGAGGTCCTATCAATACACGGAGAA TACCCGTTGAAGATCCCACTCTGAGAGAAATGGCAGAATACATGGAAGTAAACAG AGAAGAAATCTGGGACAAACTTCCTAAAGACAATCGCCAAGTGACCTTGCTTGTTTTCAG GGATGGGGACCAGTTGAATTTTTTCCGAGTAGTTGACAGGGGCGATGGCACTCTTACTCCTTTGTCAGACTCGTTAAG TGGTGCATCCATGTATAATTTgtatgaagaagaagaagaagagaatcCTCCTCCAATATCACAG GAAGCCTTAAAAGAAAACAGTGTCACTATGAATAAGATGAGGctgttgaaaaataaaatggaaTCACAGAGAAACTTGAAG CCAAAATATCAACCAGCGCCTCCAGCATCTGAAAAACCTACAAGCACATCAATTCTGAGTGCAAGGAGAAG ACTGCAACTTTCATCTGCATCAGGTGCTTCTAAACCTAATGACACTGCGTTCAGAGTTGTTGAAAAGGCAAAAGTAGGTGGAGACAAGGTTTTTTCGACAAAACAATCAAGTACTGCAACAAGCAGAGTCGCACCTAAGGGACCTTTGCCACCTGTTAACACAAGGAGAAAGACAAATCAAATTGATGTATCAGACTTTTTAGGGCAATCTAGCCAAGAGGCTAAAGTTATTCCCTCTAGTCGGACTCTTGCACGGAGTGCTTTAAAAGAGGGGAGGAAAACCATTTCAGAGCTTGTGAAAGACTCTAAAGATATTAAACCTTTAGGAAGTATCTCGAAACCTGGGACTCACCATAAGGAAGTAAGGACCTCTAGCCCTTCTCATGGAGCCACCAGTTTAGATTATTCAGCAGGGAGTGCTAGTTTGCGACAATCAAGAATTCCTGAAGATTCTTCTGACCTGAGGTATCCACTGGATTTAACTTCGGGAAGTGGTGGATTGCGAAGGATTCGTGTTATGGAAAACAGAATACCCACTCCAGAAGGAAGAAGATCAGGACTCTTA AATGATTCTCTTTCATATTCATATCGAATTTCCCATGGCAATGCTTCAAACA ATTCTCCTTCACACCATCACCATCTTCCTCCAGTGAAAACAAAACCTCACCCACCACCCCAACTGTTACCAGCGAAAAAGAAAACTAGGTGCTTTACTTGTGGAAAGAAAACAGGTTTAGCAACTACTTATCAGTGCAG GTGTGGAAATTCATTCTGTGCAACACACCGCTATGCTGAAGCTCACAGCTGTACATATGACTATAAGAGTGAAGGGCGAAGAATCATTGAACAGAACAATCCAGTAGTAGCAGCTCCAAAGCTGCCAAAAATATGA
- the LOC138004882 gene encoding protein SPMIP2-like isoform X2, whose amino-acid sequence MSEKASVLSWKGSDKYYNPYIGRGDVLFTGPDGIRDHQATVLNPNTYVGIGTMSPEGTSDLNYLWRPSRGCPHPVPKSAKVGGIGWGLQFYSDYQLLRSGHQIKLGEFRQATEDRHTHLYQNPWYPGPNDKQEEDENKDYTVNTQITTCRRNKRKKKMFVCTQDNSKEKIYGMNPAILVQFD is encoded by the exons atgtctgaaaaGGCCAGCGTTTTATCCTGGAAAGGATCTGATAAATATTATAACCCTTACATTGGGCGCGGAGACGTGCTTTTCACCG GCCCTGATGGCATACGGGATCACCAAGCTACAGTCCTTAATCCAAATACTTACGTTGGAATCGGTACAATGTCGCCAGAGGGGACCAGTGATCTTAACTACCTTTGGAGGCCTTCTCGA ggctGCCCTCACCCGGTGCCTAAGTCTGCAAAG GTTGGTGGAATCGGCTGGGGATTACAGTTTTACTCAGACTATCAGTTATTGAGAAGTGGGCACCAAATCAAG CTTGGTGAATTTAGACAAGCTACAGAGGATAGACACACGCACCTATATCAAAATCCATG GTATCCAGGTCCAAATGACAAGCAAGAAGAGGATGAAAACAAAG ATTACACAGTCAACACACAGATCACAACTTGTAGAAGAaacaagagaaagaagaaaatgtttGTTTGCACACAAGACAACAGCAAAGAGAAAATCTATGGAATGAACCCTGCAATTTTGGTCCAATTTGATTGA
- the LOC138007474 gene encoding serine-rich adhesin for platelets-like isoform X1 — protein sequence MNTTNTVTPSKLQNDVQTISNDEVPKGRYNSAILTPRCKMQMSNTKLTEGYLRSFGFANVGSSSEAETPGDCIQQTEVADDKPLKSHDTSLTQEPTSPLPQEQNEMKEKHPFLSESQLNVMSFNLSEIADRISPNKCDKEADIGEKPLEALFDGNIESSAETLITSNDDQMSRSKTPYSRQRRGSKTFVSRQKSFTRKKFRNNRDSRQELNNNAEISVGMSNFVSLQSGTSDTPKHDNESDSGYSSSISTSISLSEEIESLKRLSLENGSSTDIETDDFMIGKDCHDMENSPDTLNKSTASASSSSLSNQNASNVHESQLDSLNHGLSSSKADLRTRETSVSKTDIQTLNGIDEPSASFQTSDENGSSHQENTDEVSNTFSKQTSNSRKISSDDMALPRTKTGRRPGPLRRRTTVVSFRPPKPMTVLDRESDIVEMDDAGFLQMLTDLKSFKTQLLKLKRELQEADVVSPLTLAHFSTAKRGSLCSDFDTPERKPPQRKRMLKRTMTMDAATMQQRVQRTSSSLSSDDGTEIADTTIPRHQTTELNSGKNEEVKNLHEDLKRVKEQLFEMTEERTSLIRAREELEHELDSKNHTIRMLQKQLESQSDSQDEMAYLKRQVKSLTHQIEQQQQRITELRYRTSSPSPLPMGTISKETVKADIRNRLRDAFVKHLGEYSKTHVQLSKYIQKAEQNITMAQKGLSSFYSSPHASTEHLPEDKSRHSLQRSDSQSSIEGGQEDSDGRESESDSAQGRTRSCTSSLVYRKSEDSGSESGKSGRRRAGSVSPNETDRTEASYSECAKSSPGNIASPSFVSINDGINRTSPHSKTGSHVEKIDNSKSRKLCATTPRVRKLSRSKLLSKIEASPLSQSWTPGAIEKIVKSWRENKSPMASQEKPKEEEKLKLTPVSHVEFL from the exons ATGAACACGACAAACACAGTAACTCCATCTAAACTGCAAAATGATGTGCAAACAATTTCTAATGATGAAGTACCCAAAGGACGATACAATTCAGCCATTTTGACTCCAAGGTGTAAGATGCAGATGTCAAATACTAAACTGACAGAAGGATACCTGCGTTCATTTGGGTTTGCCAATGTGGGATCATCATCAGAAGCAG AGACTCCTGGAGACTGCATCCAACAGACTGAAGTCGCAGATGACAAACCACTGAA GTCACATGATACCAGTTTAACCCAGGAACCAACATCTCCTCTTCCTCAAGAACAGAAtgaaatgaaggaaaagcacCCTTTTCTATCTGAATCCCAACTTAATGTGATGTCATTCAATTTATCGGAAATTGCAGACAGAATATCACCAAATAAATGTGACAAAGAAGCCGACATAGGAGAAAAACCTTTGGAAGCTCTGTTTGATGGAAATATTGAATCTTCTGCTGAAACACTCATCACCTCTAATGATGACCAAATGTCAAGGTCCAAAACTCCTTATTCACGGCAGCGTAGGGGTTCAAAGACTTTTGTGTCAAGGCAAAAGAGTTTTACGCGGAAAAAGTTTCGGAACAATCGAGATTCTCGTCAAGAACTGAACAACAATGCCGAGATTTCTGTTGGCATGAGCAATTTTGTTAGTTTGCAAAGTGGTACATCTGACACACCAAAGCATGATAATGAAAGTGATTCTGGTTATAGTTCTTCCATCTCAACCTCAATAAGCTTGAGTGAGGAGATTGAATCTTTGAAGAGGTTAAGTTTGGAAAATGGGTCTAGTACAGACATTGAAACGGATGATTTCATGATCGGCAAAGACTGCCATGACATGGAAAACTCACCAGATACTCTTAACAAAAGCACTGCCtctgcatcatcatcatcattgtcaaatCAGAATGCAAGTAATGTTCATGAAAGCCAACTGGATTCATTAAATCATGGATTGTCGTCAAGTAAGGCTGATCTTAGAACAAGGGAGACTTCAGTTTCGAAAACTGATATTCAAACTTTGAATGGAATTGATGAACCCTCAGCTAGTTTTCAAACATCAGATGAAAATGGTTCCTCTCATCAAGAAAACACTGATGAAGTATCAAATACATTTTCTAAACAAACATCGAACTCACGTAAGATCTCATCAGATGATATGGCATTGCCAAGAACTAAAACTGGTAGAAGACCTGGGCCTTTGCGACGACGAACCACTGTGGTCTCATTCCGTCCTCCAAAGCCAATGACTGTTTTGGATAGAGAGAGTGACATTGTAGAAATGGATGACGCCGGTTTCTTGCAAATGTTGACCGATCTGAAATCTTTTAAAACTCAGTTGCTGAAGTTGAAACGTGAACTGCAAGAG gCTGATGTGGTTTCCCCATTGACACTGGCACACTTCTCCACTGCAAAAAGAGGGTCTTTGTGCTCTGACTTTGATACACCTGAAAGGAAGCCCCCACAAAGAAAG AGAATGCTTAAAAGAACCATGACAATGGATGCTGCAACGATGCAGCAGAGAGTTCAAAGAACATCCTCATCATTATCTTCTGATGACGGAACAGAAATTGCAGACACAACCATTCCAAGGCATCAGACAACGGAGTTaaattctggtaaaaatgaGGAAGTGAAGAATCTGCATGAAGACCTAAAAAGAGTGAAAGAACAGCTTTTTGAGATGACTGAG GAGCGAACCTCTCTAATAAGAGCAAGGGAGGAGTTAGAACATGAACTTGACAGCAAGAATCATACAATTAGGATGCTCCAGAAGCAACTG GAATCACAAAGTGATAGCCAAGATGAAATGGCATATTTAAAGAGACAAGTTAAGTCACTAACACATCAGATAGAGCAGCAGCAACAGAGGATAACAGAACTCAGATATCGTACTTCTAGTCCTTCTCCACTGCCTATGGGAACG ATTTCCAAGGAAACAGTGAAAGCAGATATAAG AAATCGTCTTCGGGATGCCTTCGTTAAACATCTGGGAGAATACTCAAAG ACTCATGTTCAACTTAGCAAATACATCCAGAAAGCGGAGCAGAACATCACCATGGCACAGAAAGGTCTTAGCTCGTTCTATTCATCACCTCACGCCAGCACAGAGCATCTACCGGAAG ACAAATCGAGACATTCGCTCCAAAGATCTGACTCCCAATCCAGCATCGAAGGAGGCCAAGAGGACTCAGATGGCAGAGAATCTGAATCAGATTCAGCTCAAGGGCGCACGCGGAGCTGCACATCCTCGCTCGTTTACAGGAAGAGCGAAGACTCGGGGTCAGAGTCTGGAAAATCAGGGAGGAGACGCGCAGGCTCTGTAAGCCCAAATGAAACTGATAGAACAGAGGCATCATATTCCGAGTGTGCCAAATCGAGTCCAGGAAATATCGCTTCTCCTTCTTTTGTTAGTATCAATGATGGCATAAATAGGACAAGTCCTCATTCAAAGACAGGATCTCACGTCGAAAAAATAGACAATAGTAAATCCAGAAAGCTATGTGCAACGACTCCGCGTGTAAGAAAACTGTCTCGTTCGAAGCTGTTGAGCAAGATAGAGGCTTCACCTCTTTCACAATCATGGACGCCTGGAGCGATTGAAAAGATAGTGAAGTCGTGGAGAGAGAACAAGTCTCCCATGGCGTCACAGGAGAAACCGAAAGAGGAAGAAAAGCTAAAACTGACCCCTGTATCTCATGTCGAGTTCTTGTAA
- the LOC138004882 gene encoding protein SPMIP2-like isoform X1, with product MSEKASVLSWKGSDKYYNPYIGRGDVLFTGPDGIRDHQATVLNPNTYVGIGTMSPEGTSDLNYLWRPSRGCPHPVPKSAKVGGIGWGLQFYSDYQLLRSGHQIKLGEFRQATEDRHTHLYQNPWYPGPNDKQEEDENKDEQVPQCSRTERHTRCRRQFRSHTPTPQRTTEFRQITSRPQSAVFGSKPRSGTQSSSTSLHSQHTDHNL from the exons atgtctgaaaaGGCCAGCGTTTTATCCTGGAAAGGATCTGATAAATATTATAACCCTTACATTGGGCGCGGAGACGTGCTTTTCACCG GCCCTGATGGCATACGGGATCACCAAGCTACAGTCCTTAATCCAAATACTTACGTTGGAATCGGTACAATGTCGCCAGAGGGGACCAGTGATCTTAACTACCTTTGGAGGCCTTCTCGA ggctGCCCTCACCCGGTGCCTAAGTCTGCAAAG GTTGGTGGAATCGGCTGGGGATTACAGTTTTACTCAGACTATCAGTTATTGAGAAGTGGGCACCAAATCAAG CTTGGTGAATTTAGACAAGCTACAGAGGATAGACACACGCACCTATATCAAAATCCATG GTATCCAGGTCCAAATGACAAGCAAGAAGAGGATGAAAACAAAG ATGAACAGGTTCCACAATGCAGTCGGACTGAAAGACACACGAGATGCAGAAGACAGTTCAGGTCTCACACACCAACCCCACAAAGAACCACTGAATTTAGGCAAATAACCTCTAGACCTCAATCCGCTGTTTTTGGAAGTAAGCCACGATCAGGAACACAATCAAGTTCTACATC ATTACACAGTCAACACACAGATCACAACTTGTAG
- the LOC138007474 gene encoding uncharacterized protein MCAP_0864-like isoform X3, which produces MNTTNTVTPSKLQNDVQTISNDEVPKGRYNSAILTPRCKMQMSNTKLTEGYLRSFGFANVGSSSEAETPGDCIQQTEVADDKPLKSHDTSLTQEPTSPLPQEQNEMKEKHPFLSESQLNVMSFNLSEIADRISPNKCDKEADIGEKPLEALFDGNIESSAETLITSNDDQMSRSKTPYSRQRRGSKTFVSRQKSFTRKKFRNNRDSRQELNNNAEISVGMSNFVSLQSGTSDTPKHDNESDSGYSSSISTSISLSEEIESLKRLSLENGSSTDIETDDFMIGKDCHDMENSPDTLNKSTASASSSSLSNQNASNVHESQLDSLNHGLSSSKADLRTRETSVSKTDIQTLNGIDEPSASFQTSDENGSSHQENTDEVSNTFSKQTSNSRKISSDDMALPRTKTGRRPGPLRRRTTVVSFRPPKPMTVLDRESDIVEMDDAGFLQMLTDLKSFKTQLLKLKRELQEADVVSPLTLAHFSTAKRGSLCSDFDTPERKPPQRKRMLKRTMTMDAATMQQRVQRTSSSLSSDDGTEIADTTIPRHQTTELNSGKNEEVKNLHEDLKRVKEQLFEMTEERTSLIRAREELEHELDSKNHTIRMLQKQLESQSDSQDEMAYLKRQVKSLTHQIEQQQQRITELRYRTSSPSPLPMGTISKETVKADIRNRLRDAFVKHLGEYSKTNRDIRSKDLTPNPASKEAKRTQMAENLNQIQLKGARGAAHPRSFTGRAKTRGQSLENQGGDAQAL; this is translated from the exons ATGAACACGACAAACACAGTAACTCCATCTAAACTGCAAAATGATGTGCAAACAATTTCTAATGATGAAGTACCCAAAGGACGATACAATTCAGCCATTTTGACTCCAAGGTGTAAGATGCAGATGTCAAATACTAAACTGACAGAAGGATACCTGCGTTCATTTGGGTTTGCCAATGTGGGATCATCATCAGAAGCAG AGACTCCTGGAGACTGCATCCAACAGACTGAAGTCGCAGATGACAAACCACTGAA GTCACATGATACCAGTTTAACCCAGGAACCAACATCTCCTCTTCCTCAAGAACAGAAtgaaatgaaggaaaagcacCCTTTTCTATCTGAATCCCAACTTAATGTGATGTCATTCAATTTATCGGAAATTGCAGACAGAATATCACCAAATAAATGTGACAAAGAAGCCGACATAGGAGAAAAACCTTTGGAAGCTCTGTTTGATGGAAATATTGAATCTTCTGCTGAAACACTCATCACCTCTAATGATGACCAAATGTCAAGGTCCAAAACTCCTTATTCACGGCAGCGTAGGGGTTCAAAGACTTTTGTGTCAAGGCAAAAGAGTTTTACGCGGAAAAAGTTTCGGAACAATCGAGATTCTCGTCAAGAACTGAACAACAATGCCGAGATTTCTGTTGGCATGAGCAATTTTGTTAGTTTGCAAAGTGGTACATCTGACACACCAAAGCATGATAATGAAAGTGATTCTGGTTATAGTTCTTCCATCTCAACCTCAATAAGCTTGAGTGAGGAGATTGAATCTTTGAAGAGGTTAAGTTTGGAAAATGGGTCTAGTACAGACATTGAAACGGATGATTTCATGATCGGCAAAGACTGCCATGACATGGAAAACTCACCAGATACTCTTAACAAAAGCACTGCCtctgcatcatcatcatcattgtcaaatCAGAATGCAAGTAATGTTCATGAAAGCCAACTGGATTCATTAAATCATGGATTGTCGTCAAGTAAGGCTGATCTTAGAACAAGGGAGACTTCAGTTTCGAAAACTGATATTCAAACTTTGAATGGAATTGATGAACCCTCAGCTAGTTTTCAAACATCAGATGAAAATGGTTCCTCTCATCAAGAAAACACTGATGAAGTATCAAATACATTTTCTAAACAAACATCGAACTCACGTAAGATCTCATCAGATGATATGGCATTGCCAAGAACTAAAACTGGTAGAAGACCTGGGCCTTTGCGACGACGAACCACTGTGGTCTCATTCCGTCCTCCAAAGCCAATGACTGTTTTGGATAGAGAGAGTGACATTGTAGAAATGGATGACGCCGGTTTCTTGCAAATGTTGACCGATCTGAAATCTTTTAAAACTCAGTTGCTGAAGTTGAAACGTGAACTGCAAGAG gCTGATGTGGTTTCCCCATTGACACTGGCACACTTCTCCACTGCAAAAAGAGGGTCTTTGTGCTCTGACTTTGATACACCTGAAAGGAAGCCCCCACAAAGAAAG AGAATGCTTAAAAGAACCATGACAATGGATGCTGCAACGATGCAGCAGAGAGTTCAAAGAACATCCTCATCATTATCTTCTGATGACGGAACAGAAATTGCAGACACAACCATTCCAAGGCATCAGACAACGGAGTTaaattctggtaaaaatgaGGAAGTGAAGAATCTGCATGAAGACCTAAAAAGAGTGAAAGAACAGCTTTTTGAGATGACTGAG GAGCGAACCTCTCTAATAAGAGCAAGGGAGGAGTTAGAACATGAACTTGACAGCAAGAATCATACAATTAGGATGCTCCAGAAGCAACTG GAATCACAAAGTGATAGCCAAGATGAAATGGCATATTTAAAGAGACAAGTTAAGTCACTAACACATCAGATAGAGCAGCAGCAACAGAGGATAACAGAACTCAGATATCGTACTTCTAGTCCTTCTCCACTGCCTATGGGAACG ATTTCCAAGGAAACAGTGAAAGCAGATATAAG AAATCGTCTTCGGGATGCCTTCGTTAAACATCTGGGAGAATACTCAAAG ACAAATCGAGACATTCGCTCCAAAGATCTGACTCCCAATCCAGCATCGAAGGAGGCCAAGAGGACTCAGATGGCAGAGAATCTGAATCAGATTCAGCTCAAGGGCGCACGCGGAGCTGCACATCCTCGCTCGTTTACAGGAAGAGCGAAGACTCGGGGTCAGAGTCTGGAAAATCAGGGAGGAGACGCGCAGGCTCTGTAA